CCGCCAAAAGTAGCTTTACCTGCTTCTGGTAAGTTGTTTCTAGTAGGTGGCGCTACTGTAGGTGGCTGGAGTAATCCGGTTCCTGCGCCAAGTCAGGAACTGGCTCGTTTGGATGAAACAACATTTGGAGGTGTATTCCAATTAAAAGGCGGTGAATCCTATTTAATACTTCCCGTAAATGGAAGTTGGGATGCCAAGTATGGCTTTGATGGAGCTAATAATGGAAACAAGGTTGAAGGTGATAACTTCAAAGCAGGTGGCGGTGATTTGAAAGCACCTGCAGCAGATGGTTTATATACCATTATCGTAGACTTCCAGGCTGGTAAGTTTACTGTAACACCGTTTACCGGTGCACATGGCCTGCCTTCTGATTTATACATTGTGGGTGGTGCTACACCAGGTGGTTGGAGCAATCCGGTTCCAACACCAAGCCAGCACTTAACTCGTTTAAATGCCTCTCAGTTTACAGTTACCTTGGCTCTTACCTCAGGCGAGAAATTCTTGTTATTACCTACCAATGGTGATTGGGGTAAAAAGTTTGGTTTAGATGGTGCTGCTGGTACCAATAACCTTACAGGAAAGTTCAAGCCAGAAGGTGCCGATATTCCAGCACCGACAACAAGTGGTAATTATAAGATCACTTTCGACTTTGTAACGAGCACTTATACGATGGTGAAGATCTAACGCTAATGCACATAACTATAAAAAAAGGCTACTTCTATTGGAGTGGCCTTTTTTTATAGTGGGCAATATTCAATTTCATTTTCTGTATTTGTTTACAGAGATTTGAAAATCATCCGAAAAACGAAGACTAATGCGGCTCCGTTATCTGTTATTGTTTATATACACAATCATTTCTACTCAAGCATTCAGCCAATCAAACAACCTTGTATACGTAGATAAACAAGGTGTGATGCGTTGGCGTAAAGACAATAAGGAAGCTGCCTTTTTCGGCGTCAATTATACGGTTCCCTTTGCCTATGGATACCGGTCGGTAAAGGCGTTGGGCGTTAACCAGGAAACCGCTATTGACCAGGATGTTTATCACTTCTCACGCTTAGGGTTAGACGCCTTTCGGGTGCACGTGTGGGATACAGAGATCAGCGACTCTCTGGGTAATTTAAAGGAGAACGAACATTTGCGCTTGTTTGATTACCTGGTTGCTAAACTGAAAGAGAAACAAATCAAGATATTCTTAACGCCATTAGCTTTCTGGGGAAATGGGTATCCGGAGAAAGACGTAAACACTGGCAGCTTTTCCAGCAAATGGAATAAACAAAAAGTGCTGGTTACAGAAGACGCCATCCGCGCGCAAGAAAACTATCTGCAGCAATTCTTGAAGCATGTTAATCCATATACGAAGACCACCTATGGTCAGGATCCTGATATCATAGGACTAGAGATCAACAATGAACCGCATCATAGTGGTGCCAAGCAACAGGCGTCCGACTATATCAGCCGCATGGTTAAAGCCGTGCGCGGTAGCGGATGGACAAAACCTGTTTTCTATAATATCAGTGAGTCGCCTTCGTATGCAGGTGCTGTAGCCAACTCAAATATTGACGGTGTTAGTTTTCAATGGTATCCTACCGGTCTGGTAGCGAACCACACGGTAAAAGGTAACCATCTCCCGAATGTGGATGTGTATCGCATTCCTTTTGGTGATACAATACCTGCTTTTCATAACAAGGCCAGGATGGTCTATGAGTTTGATGCTGGTGATGTATGGGAGTCATATATGTATCCTGCTATGGCCCGGAGCTTCCGCACGGCTGGCTTTCAGTGGGCCACCCAGTTTGCTTATGATCCTTTAGCCACTGCTTATGGTAATACAGAGTATCAAACCCATTACCTGAACCTGGCGTATACGCCATCAAAAGCCATTAGCCTGCTGATCGCATCCAAAGCTTTTCATCAGCTTCCGCGCAATAAAAGCTATGGTGCCTATCCTGTAGATACTGTTTTTGATGTCTTTCGTGTAAGTCATCAAAACCACTTAAGTGAGATGAATGCAGAATCGGATTATTATTATTCCAATACAACAACAACACAACCAAAGAATGCTTCCAAATTGCAACATATAGCAGGTGTGGGTAGTTCGCCCATGGTTATGTATCAAGGATATGGTGCTTACTTTTTGGATAAACTAGCTAATGGTGTTTGGCGACTGGAAGTAATGCCTGATGCTATTCCAATTCGTGATCCATTTGAACGAGCATCGCCATCGAAAGAGGTGGTTCGCATTCAGTGGGCTACACAGCCAATGGAAATTAATCTTACTGATTTAGGAGCTGAATTTAGTATACAAGCCATTAATGAAGGTAATCAGCATAATGCCACAGTTTCAGGGCGTCAAGTGACTATACGGCCGGGAGTTTATTTGATAACCCGTAAGGGCATTAATCCAGCTTCAATCAACATCTCACAACAGCAGCGGATGTTTGTAGCGCCGTTGCCAAAGTATAGTGAATCTTATGTGGCGCATACGCCTTTTGAACAACTAACAACAGGTATTCCAACTGTGCTAGCAATGCGGTTGGTAGGAGTGGACAGCGCTGATCAGGTTTCTGTTGAAATGCGCCACTCTGCCAACCAATGGAAAGCGGTTACACCAAAGCGTGAGAATGCATATGATTATTCTGTGGCTATACCCAATGAGATGCTGGTGCCAGGTATCATCAACTATCGGGTTATTATTCGTAAAAAGGATGGAACCATCACAGTATTTCCCGGGAACCATAAAGGAGATCCCTATGCATGGGATGCATACATCAATGATAGTTGGGAAACGAATGTGGTAGCTGCTACTGCGCCACTTGAGCTTTTTAATGCCAAGGAAAGCCGCCAACAAATACTGCTTTACAATCCTGATTGGCGCAATAATGCCATTGCTTATATAACAGCAGATGAAACAGGCGAGGTTTTATTACGGGCTTCTATGAGCAAGCCGGAAGCCGGCCA
This genomic interval from Flavisolibacter tropicus contains the following:
- a CDS encoding SusE domain-containing protein, producing the protein MRSIINFILLLTGMTVFLTSCDKVDDLPVYGNGKTSVLTASTTTVAPAAADSMKTALTLKWTYPGYATDSSNIKYRIEFDATGNNFANPYVKEILGKDSVAIIARELNNMLLARGYAFNIPVDMDVRLITSYANNNERITANTIKIKMTPYKVPPKVALPASGKLFLVGGATVGGWSNPVPAPSQELARLDETTFGGVFQLKGGESYLILPVNGSWDAKYGFDGANNGNKVEGDNFKAGGGDLKAPAADGLYTIIVDFQAGKFTVTPFTGAHGLPSDLYIVGGATPGGWSNPVPTPSQHLTRLNASQFTVTLALTSGEKFLLLPTNGDWGKKFGLDGAAGTNNLTGKFKPEGADIPAPTTSGNYKITFDFVTSTYTMVKI
- a CDS encoding cellulase family glycosylhydrolase, which produces MRLRYLLLFIYTIISTQAFSQSNNLVYVDKQGVMRWRKDNKEAAFFGVNYTVPFAYGYRSVKALGVNQETAIDQDVYHFSRLGLDAFRVHVWDTEISDSLGNLKENEHLRLFDYLVAKLKEKQIKIFLTPLAFWGNGYPEKDVNTGSFSSKWNKQKVLVTEDAIRAQENYLQQFLKHVNPYTKTTYGQDPDIIGLEINNEPHHSGAKQQASDYISRMVKAVRGSGWTKPVFYNISESPSYAGAVANSNIDGVSFQWYPTGLVANHTVKGNHLPNVDVYRIPFGDTIPAFHNKARMVYEFDAGDVWESYMYPAMARSFRTAGFQWATQFAYDPLATAYGNTEYQTHYLNLAYTPSKAISLLIASKAFHQLPRNKSYGAYPVDTVFDVFRVSHQNHLSEMNAESDYYYSNTTTTQPKNASKLQHIAGVGSSPMVMYQGYGAYFLDKLANGVWRLEVMPDAIPIRDPFERASPSKEVVRIQWATQPMEINLTDLGAEFSIQAINEGNQHNATVSGRQVTIRPGVYLITRKGINPASINISQQQRMFVAPLPKYSESYVAHTPFEQLTTGIPTVLAMRLVGVDSADQVSVEMRHSANQWKAVTPKRENAYDYSVAIPNEMLVPGIINYRVIIRKKDGTITVFPGNHKGDPYAWDAYINDSWETNVVAATAPLELFNAKESRQQILLYNPDWRNNAIAYITADETGEVLLRASMSKPEAGQVMGWQYYIGDRINERISDLSSFDHLIIKARTANETPAKARIALINHRAQAFVTYVTLDQTLKEISIPVNSLKQDAMLLLPRPYPGFLPLWFTSKAEGALNLSELERIEICFGHENNEQGGPSSIEVSSIWLQKKN